One genomic segment of Hordeum vulgare subsp. vulgare chromosome 2H, MorexV3_pseudomolecules_assembly, whole genome shotgun sequence includes these proteins:
- the LOC123428436 gene encoding putative lipid-transfer protein DIR1 — translation MAMRPLVVLALAVAVALAGVALGEGAGECGRSSPDRMALRMAPCISAAVDEPDSAPSSSCCSAVHTIGFDNSCLCAVMLSGTARMAGIKPEVAITIPKRCNMADRPVGYKCGDYTLP, via the exons ATGGCAATGAGGCCGCTGGTCGTGCTCGCCCTGGCCGTGGCAGTGGCACTCGCCGGCGTGGCGCTGGGGGAGGGGGCCGGCGAGTGCGGGAGGTCGTCCCCGGACCGGATGGCCCTGCGCATGGCCCCGTGCAtttcggcggcggtggacgagccGGACTCGGCGCCCTCCAGCAGCTGCTGCTCGGCGGTGCACACCATCGGCTTCGACAACAGCTGCCTGTGCGCCGTCATGCTGTCCGGCACCGCCAGGATGGCCGGGATCAAGCCCGAGGTCGCCATCACCATCCCCAAGCGCTGCAACATGGCCGACCGCCCCGTCGGCTACAAGTGCGGAG ATTACACGCTGCCTTGA